TGGGTACTATATTAGCATAAAGGTTGCAGATCTAGAACTTAATATGTACCTTCTTAAAAGTGACATTATACTGAGACTCACCTGCAAAACTGATGGTCACATTTTGTGGAGACGGGAGAGCTCATCAAATCCAAACTATAGGAACAGAAATGACAAtaatataaaactatataacAAACCATGAATATACTGGATTAAAacaatgaaaaattaaaaattaatcataaaatctCAGCAAAAGGAACCAGaattacaaaacaaaaaggtcATAAATCAAaccggggaaaaaaaaacacaccagttTTTCCCATATGCCAGTGACGTGACCAGAAACGTCGCAGCCCACAAAGAGAACAGCAAGCAAATTGATCAACGGCTGTCTGCACTTCTGATCAATAACACTGGGAAACAAAATGACCATGCAACAGCTGAGCCCACAGTGGAAAAACAGACAAGGGGTCTGGTCAAGGTCAAGGTCCCAGTGTAAGTGATGACAGAACAGATATCATtacagatatatatattttatgctgatgatattttatttatttttccacccTGCTTAGATCATTTTTAAACTGACAGTTACACAACTGATCAGATTAAGCATCTAGCAGGAAATTCTCTTGGGTACTTAGCCTGAGTGGTTAAGTGTGGCTTCACTATAGATGATCAGATCAGCCACCTTGTATTTACACCCTGTGCTTTCTTGCCTTAAACCCAGCATGCACAAATCTCTGCTTCACACAATCATGCAAGGTAGTTAcaatttcatttacatttcatttattttacgGTGCTCTGTGTGTGCTCCGTGAGTTGGGCCTGTGCTCGGAAGGTCAGTAGTTCATATAAAATCACGTAGAATTTGCAtcaattcaccccccccccctcacccaggTATGCAAATTTTACCAAGAGgaacccaccccctcccctgtcaaccTTTTGTGAGACCCCTCCTTCACCCCCAAGCTCACCCTGCTGTCAACTGTGCGTTACTTTTGATAAAATAGTCTGTAATatacataaaatttaaacaacACTTTTATACGCAGAGTATGGCGTCACATCCATGTCAGAAATAGAGGGCGATAAAACACGAGGTGTTTGcaggtttatttttttcatgttgcACATGTAAAAATCCCATTCATGAGCACAAATATGAAACTCGTGAGCAGAGAAAGAATTGCGTGCATTTGCGTCATACTCGTAATATCGTGCTCAATATTACAATATTGTGCTCAATTCTActtgaatgtttttttccattCTCGATTTGATAGTTatttatagatagatagatatatacatatacacatatacacacacacactataaacATTCAATTTATCACGCAGCCCCAATAGTTTGTCAAGTTTCATTGTCCCCCGGAAACTTCTGCTGTGTTGTGACCGGATttgaattgtttttttgttttgttttgcatgtTTAATGGAATTTGTGTTTCCCGAGTTTGCAGCATGTTATTGGCCACCGTATTAGGGTGGCGGATGTATAAAACCCCAACTCAAATGACTGGAGACCTGTCTTGTGATTGGCCAGGATGATGCTCATTTAGATCCAAGCCCCTTTGCTTTTTCTGAGCATATCTCAACCCTGATTTTCTTGACCGGAATCTTACAaaccaaagagctgaattttACAACCTGAACTTGAATATTTATTACCACACAAGCAACATAAATTCAAGTTTGGGTAATGAATTCAAGTTCAGGGAAACATTAAAATTCACGTTCTGGGATTCAGGTAATGAAATTCAAGCTCGGGTAAACATTCAAATTTGGGTAAATAAATTCAAATTCAGGTTGCGCCGAGTCTAGTTTAACACCATAACTCTAGTTTTGACATGGATGTGATGTCATACAAAGTACTTAAATGCTATTACCTCTGTTATTTTACTCTGCTCCCATTCACCGTCGTATGGCTTCTCACATGCCAAGCATGTCAGATAGGGCTGTGTGTATTCACTACACAATTATCACGGGCAAAACTATTCATGATAAAGATATTACTGTGATATGTATAGAAAATGTAGACAATAACACTTCTTAATGGATGACGAAAAAATAACCaaggctaccccccccccccccccaagtaattTGGAGAATGgctgaaacaaacacaaaatacacCAAACTTCATATTTCAATGCAGAGTGAATCAAAGCTATAAGACGAGCAAAATATCACATCGCTGAATAGCAGCAATTTAATGGTTACCACAAATACCAGAATATGGTGAAACCCCTAATGTCAGGCCAAACCTCGggctctgcagctcattctgagaGATTCCCAGATGTTCCCACGCCAGATAGCAGATGTAATCCCTCTTGCACACATCCTGGGGCCGCCACCACCTATTAGAGCCCCCTTCGGTACCACACAGGTGGCATCCATATAAGATGCCCAAAGCACCCCAGCTGACCCCACTCAACATGAAGAAGCAGCCATGCAATTTCTCCATTTGTATTTCCATAATTAAaagttaacatttaaaaatgtatccaTTAATTAACATACTTTAACTTATCTTCCTCTATAATCTtgatttataaaataaaatgtaattacagTAAAGGTTAATTTAAAAGAGTGGAGCTTCATAAGTCACTTTACTCATTCAGGTTCACTTCCTGCACGGTTTCACTCACCATATTGGACATTGGAGGTTTTCCCAAATGACATAAATACTCCGTCTCACTTCTTCAATCTTCGGCTCTTCCATAACTTTATCCAGACAACTaaaagaactttttttttttactgcatctGTAAAAAATATCACATAATTACAAAATACTCTTTACGTACAGTAAAATCCATGACGAATTCTGAAGCACATTTTGATAAAAAATGCTATTTTTATACGGACATCGCATTTAAAAACATAGcctacgtgtttttttttccactcaaAATATTTTGACACTATACATATGTGACTTGCCATAGACACGTTTGTCCGTGTACGGACAGTCTATCGATTTCTGATCCAACCCAAACATTTTAAGTGTTACAGAGCACATTCTAAAAATCCAGTTATGATCCAGATACCAAACCAGCAAACCTATAATAGTGACATAGTAAATGTAACAGCACGTAAGAATAACATTTCGCAGTTGATCCGACTTTAAACGTTGCAGTCGTTTCAGTCACTGCAATACTCACCTAGAGATCGCTCCCTAACGTCCTGATTTGACGGCCCTACTGTCTAAGTGTGCTGGTTTGACGGCCCTACTACTTCATCCGACACTAGTAGTCCACTGACAGTTACCTACCTACGCATACATTACAAATAATTACAAAGATTATTATTAAGTTTGCGGAAATTGATAACATACCAGGCAAAATTATGGATCTGGAACAAAATTAGAGGATATGAGGAGACAAACACTAGACCAGTTCACCAGCTGGAGTCTTTTTCGGTTTTCCCGCAACTTTGCTGTCACATGACCGCTTTACAGCCAACCCGCGCTTACGTTTCTTGTCTGCGTTTGTTTTGGCTTAGTTAATGTACTTTCAGTGCATATACAAAATATAGATAAATTCTATTGTATGTCTCCCAAAATTAGTATACAAAACTCTGAAATTCACTTTTTCAAAAACATTCTTGGTGCGTTCGTTCATCTGTGAACAGGCTACCTTCCTGCTAAAGAACTACACATGGGCAGCCTCTAGAAGTCCTGACGCACTATCATTGCGTAATTTCCGCAATAAACAAGTACAGTGCCGGAAATGTCTTACAATTATGAACGCAGCTTTTCCCATTAGCCTTATTAGCTAACTACTAGTGATGCAGTTTTGAAATTTCCCGTTTAGTGTTTATTGTCGACTAGGCCATTAAAAGCTTACAAGTGTTTCAGCGGAAAGATTCAGATTTGATTTTACAGATTTTATTCCTGAACTCGACAACAGAAGGATTAGCTACCGTCAACAACTGTAACTCAACGGCTGGTGTATAAATAGGTAAATACTGTATCTTTTTTGCCATTATAGGTGTTATGCGTTTGCTACCCGTTTTAATTTGGTTTATTTGCGTAATGTAAAACGACGAGTCTGATAAGAAGCTCCAGTGCAAATACTTGCCGTACTTGTACTGTTTTCAAGTCTGCGATTGGTTTAGCTTaaagcagaagctgtatcacgTCAGCCTGTTTTTCTCATTCCATATCACATTTCACCAAGACAGTCATTACAAGTGCAATGAAAGGATGGTTGGCCAACCATCTTATAATTTTCATTCTGCTTTATTTGTGACATTTTCTGTTCCATTTAAATGTAACGGTAATTGCGATGTTTTATTGCTGTTGGTGATATTGCTTTTTCATGACTTTAAGTGATTGAAGTGTCAGATGAAACATTGTATTTCGGGAGATGTCATATTGTGTGAATCTCACCTCCTCTTCCCAGCTCAGCACTTGTGAACTGATTTAGCTACATCTGTAAAACCCCGTTTTAGAGCTCAGCTATGGAGGGCTCCAAGTCCTCCAGCTCCACCATGCAGGTTAGCTTCGTGTGTCAGCGCTGCAGTCAGCCTCTCAAACTGGACACATCCTTCAACGTGCTGGATCGCGTCACCATCCAGGAGCTCATAGGTAGGACGGCTCTCTATACGGCGCTTCAATGCTAAACTTATTTAATCCTGtgctttttcatttaaatgatattaACGAGACATTGTTATATTTCACAGTCATTACacttttaaaaaatctgcagtccaaaaatgtgaagtttaacatttatataatttatttttcatttagcaTATTCTTATGTCCAAAGCACTGTATATTTCAGAGGGCAGGATTTGGATGATACTTTGGGAATTTAGCAGAACAGAGCCAACATTATTGCATTAACATGCATAACACGTATAACGATTATTTTTTCTCCATCTTTTTTGCCCTGTAGCCCCATTAGTGACAGTGACACAAAGCAAACAGGTGGAGAGCACTGAGGAAGAGAGCGCCACAGAGGTGTGTAGCGGTCAGTCGCCTCCACGTTTCATGCCACTGGTGTGTTTATGTGAAACGTTGTTTTGAGCCCATTTAGTCAAACCCAGTAGCTCTCCATcacaaacctgttttttttttttgcctgaatAAGCAAATTTGCAGCTTTGTAAGCAGAATCTTTTTGacatgttttgttttaaatgtcATATTTAAGCATGAATTGGTAGTCTGTGTCAAGAGGGGTCATTAGTGTTGTTTAAAACAGAGATTCTCAACCTGTGGCTGGGTCGTGGCAAGTTCTGAagcagagttggaaatgtaattttaaaatcatgcattttaaaaaccagcgagctcctatgctgatccacgatcagattttcCAGCTATAACCCTAGAATTCATCTATATAAACAGGTCTTGGCACTGCAAATGTTTagcgcaaaactagtgaaaactcaaccaatccaaaaagccaaaccacagatgcttaatttatAATTCACTGCCTCATCCAATCAGGTTTGTGTGATAGACATTGATTGGCGCAAACTGCAGAGTGCACTGCATGCCTGATCATAGCTTTAATTTAAACCTTTACTTTATATAGGGTAGCAACTGAGTTGGGAAGGTAAAAATTGGGTTGCGGTGCAAAAAacgttgagaaccactggtttaaAATGTTTACGCAATTCTCTTaagcttttgtttttcattattaCACTTTTTTTAAAGGAAACATTTGTGGAAAGCAAACAAGATGGAGTGGCAAGGAAGTACATACCCCCAGCACGGTAATATGTGTTATCTCTACCTTCTCCAGAAGATACCCATGTTTAAACAGAACTGACTCATGGCAAGAGATGTGTAGGATGCTTTTAAGAGTCACATGTTTAGCATCAAGTCTTAATCCCTCTCAGTATAGAAAGTAGCTGATAAATGGTTTAATTTTACCCTAATGGTAAGATTATATCATTGCTGTTGTGCAATACTGGAGCATAAGTCTGTAAGCATTCAGCTGGCTCACTTAACAAAGCAGACTTGTCTACCAGTGCACAGACCACGGACCTTTATGCTCCACCCTGATGTTGTATCCTTTGCAGGATGATGTCCACAGAAAGTGCCAACAGCTTCACGCTGATTGGAGAGGCATCCGATGGAGGCACCATGGAAAACCTAAGCCGTAGGCTGAAGGTGAGAGGTTCTGTCTTGCATCCAGCCACAGAGATCAAACTCGGTCCTGGCGTAACTCTGCATCTGCTAGTTTCTGTTCCTGCTGAGCTTTTTGTTAATTAGGCTTGATTACTGCTGATTAAATTCTGATTAatctaggcattttttttctcgttgcATTAgcgaataaataaatatatatattttgtctcAGAACAAATTATCATGATTATTTTATTGAGTTACTTGATAAGTTCAGTGCCCTTAATTAACAGAATTGTTGattgagaagaaagtatatttatGAGTGACAAAGAAACTCAAGTTAAAGCCCATGCCTATagttttacatttacatattcTGAAAAATCTCATCAAGTGGAGCAGCTTGAGAACCACTCAACATACATCTACGTTCAACCCTCTCCGACTTCTACAGGTGACAAGCGACCTCTTTGACATCATGTCAGGTCAAACTGATGTGGACCATCCCTTGTGTGAAGAGTGCACTGACACTCTGCTGGACCACTTGGACACACAGCTCAACATCACAGAGAATGAGTGCCAGAACTACAGGCGAGTCAACAAGGAACGCAAAGTGGCTCTTTGCCGCCACCTGCTGGACTCATAAATTGTCtgtgaaaatgtgaccctttaGAAGCATGTCATTTTGGTGGCATTGGTTACGTTTAGTACTGCACAATACTAGAAAATTGAAGTATCTcagtatgtttatttttttgagaTATATATTGTGGTTTTTATAAAAGTCAAAAAATGAGCCAAATAGAACTTCGTATCTGCATTTACTTTTTCAATTTTAGCAGGCActttgtccaaagcaatgtacaagCGAGGCAAATGGCACATTGCAAACATTCATCctgtcaaggagtcaactaggcataagtgcagctaggctgagcttccaatgaactTCTCACAAACGCACTACACTGTCTGGGAGTGATTTTAACAGTATGGAGGAAGATGATTGTGATACAAAAACAGCAGCAAATGATCATTAGAATTGCAAAGCTTGGAAAGGTATATTTCCCTTGGCAGAGTAAAAACAGAATGTTATAATAGCAAAACTTGATGATCTCCATTTGGAAACATCCCCCCCTCAGCACTCCGGCGAATTTTGTTGCCAAGGATTTAAAATACCAGAATTGCGCTCCTTTATGTGTCAGTTTTACATGCGTAACATGCGGTGTTGATATTAACATTACACATTATGCAAGCCTAATTTAGctacatattttatattgttaaaATAAATCATTACCTCCGGTTGAGGTTATatagaataaatgcatgtcttcagTGCAGGGGTTCTGTAAAGGGAGGAAAATAATTGGAAAATAATTGCATTGGTTCAGGTTGGGGGGCCAATACGATACGCTTTCATAGGTCTCTTCATTCGTTGTGGTTACTGCTCTTAACtcccccctgcctcccccaaTCCACTATAGGAGCTGTCTTGAGCTTCTCTCCCAGTTGcgtgaggaagaggaagatacCCTGCTGGCAGAACTGCAGCAGctgaaggaggaagaggagtcATTGATCCAGCAACTGGAGGCCATTGAGGAGCAGAGGGGGGTGGTCGCCCACGAGCTGTCCCAGGGCCGCAGCCTCACGCAGCAGCTGGACAGCGAGGAGCTGCagtgagtgtctgcggcaggaagTGGCCTCGGACCTCATGTCCTTCTGCTTATAAAGGGGGTGGTCCACAGTGCTATCATGATGCTAAGTCAATGATGCTAAGTTATTTAGCATAAAGCAGGGCAGCTGAGGGCTTATGTCACACGCACAGTCCTGAGTGTAATGGAGAACCTTGAGTTGCAATGCTTCAaaaacaccaggcagccaatggAAACTAATTGGGTACGGGTCTGGGTCTAAGCAGAGATGCTTTCGGTTTATAAAGAGTTATGCACAGGCCTCGCGTGAAATGCGCGTCTACGTTGGATCATAGCAGAAGCTGAGCATCAGCTATGCGGGTGCTGAGTGATGGactccctgtgccctgtctgcCCCCACGCTCAGGTACCAGAAGGAGTACAGCGAGTTCAAACGGCAGCAGCTGGAGCTGGACGACGAGCTGAAGAGCGCCGACAACCAGATGCGCTATGCTCAGATCCAGCTTGACCGGCTGAAGAAGACCAACGTCTTCAACGCCACCTTCCACATCTGGTAGCCTGCCGACCTCCGTTCACCTCCAAATGGGTGTAGATTCAATACGCAACGATTAGTGAATAGTGCTGCTCCAGCGGGACCTGGAGGGTAATGGGTGGTTATTGGTTCCAGTCCCAAGAGGGCCTGGCCATTTTACACTCAAGCTCCTGTCCTAAAATCCTACATTACCATGCCCAGTCATGCAAATGAGGAAAAAACAAACCTGAAGCTGTGTAATCGCATACAAATGCTTGCTCAGCAACTGTAACGGCTAATGAACAAATACATGTGCTGCTCTAAATCGGCTCCAAAAATGGAacagatttatttatgcataataATCAGATTAACAGCTGGCGACATTAAGAATTAACAATATTAATAATTCAGCAAAACTATGATTATATAGTTAGAAAATTAGAAATGAGATAAGGGAAGGAGGAAATGCATTGACATTAATGGGTAAGGTTCTGCAGAGGAGAAATTTAAATGAGACTCTGTTCATTGAGCACCGAGTGCCAGCTGTTGCTGATTGAATGGGCTGGGCTCTTCCTGCTGCCCTGGACTGCCTTTAAGAAGTCAAATGTAGCGATAATTTAGAGGGAAGTGGAGTGGTACAAACTAAGGGGGGTATAGGAAGGTACCACTAGGAGCCAGGGGTGGTTGTGGTGTGTTAATGTTATCTTATACATGCAAACCGCTCTGGGTGTGGTTATAGATCGCATGAATAGCACATACTGATCACATCATGCTTCTCTCCCCCCCTCAAATACCCCTGCCTGTTGTTAGGCATAGTGGTCAGTTTGGGACAATCAACAACTTCCGTCTGGGCCGGCTGCCCAGCGTGCCCGTGGAGTGGAACGAGATCAATGCGGCCTGGGGGCAGACGGTGCTGCTCCTGCATGCGCTGGCCAACAAGATGGGGCTGCGTTTCCAGAGGTGAGACATGCTGGTCCAGGGTGCCCCCCGCACTCGTGTGAGGCCGAGTGACAGTTTGCTGGTTAAGCGGCTGGGTTTTTGAGCAGAATCAGACATTTTTCTTCCAGTAAGGAGTACTGCTATTCTACTCGTGAATGATGTTGGGGAAGTTACTGAAAAAAAGCAATCCATAACAGATTGTAACCGGATTACTTTACAGATTACTTCcagaaaatttgatcatattctTAATTGCTCTCTCAAACTCCTATGAATCAACAAAAAATTAATCGAACCATCAgtttcatatttttttccatgtattcTTAACCAAAAATTTGGTGTAGTTGCTGAACATCCTTCTAatgttatgatttttttttcaaagaacGAGCTGAGAAATTCAACCAAAACACAGGTGTTGTGTAGTTCTGTGTCAGAATTGCCTGATACACTTTTTCCCAAGGAAAGGAACATAGTACCCGttcataaattaataaaaatagtgAAAATTaagaacattgttttttttttcgagtTAGAcagttttattcatttattaaagTTAGCCCTACTCACAGAGTTTCAAAGCTGTACATGCCATATCAAAGGAGCTATGAATGTTGAAGGGTGGATTAAAACGCAAAGTCTGCAAAATGcacaaaattatttaaaatttcaAAAAGCTGTAGTTTCAGAACTGTTAACGATACAGACCTAATATTTGTGACTTTTAATAAGTTTGGTCTAGGAGTGAATATTGAggccaatctgacagtgacctGGAATCCTCTCGGTGATTTGATATGGAATGACctgtatatatttttgaaaTTTAAGGTAGAAAGTGTAATATGATtacaaaaatttaaattgtagtCCATTACACTACTTTGTTACAGAGAGAGGGGATTAGATTACAGGAGGGCTGTGTGAAATGACAATACACTCTACCGTTTATTTTGTGGAGTCCTGAAATTCACTGCTTAGGGCGACATTTGTTCATTTGGATGACAGTTTACCACCACATGGAATGTGTCACTTGTATGGAAGTTTTTATCAGACTTTTTATTTGTAACCTAAAGACAATCCACAAATATGTACCGTGATTCACAAATATTTAACTATccacatatgttttttttttatttgtgttgtgTAAAATCATGTCCACAAAAATAGAGTGATTTGTACATGTGAGAGGTGTTTTGCACATTCGTGGATCCCGTTCTGTGTATTTGTGGATTATGGTACATTTGTGACGTCCCTCCTGTCGATTTTTGTGGATTTTTGTCCGGTTTGTAAAGCTACGGAGCCCCTAAGAGGTCtgggtgggaaaatatttttttaaagttttgTGTTCACTTGCAATAGATCCCACTACACGTGCCCACTTGCTGTTTGCTGCAACGTGATGGTAT
The sequence above is a segment of the Brienomyrus brachyistius isolate T26 chromosome 5, BBRACH_0.4, whole genome shotgun sequence genome. Coding sequences within it:
- the becn1 gene encoding beclin-1; the protein is MEGSKSSSSTMQVSFVCQRCSQPLKLDTSFNVLDRVTIQELIAPLVTVTQSKQVESTEEESATEETFVESKQDGVARKYIPPARMMSTESANSFTLIGEASDGGTMENLSRRLKVTSDLFDIMSGQTDVDHPLCEECTDTLLDHLDTQLNITENECQNYRSCLELLSQLREEEEDTLLAELQQLKEEEESLIQQLEAIEEQRGVVAHELSQGRSLTQQLDSEELQYQKEYSEFKRQQLELDDELKSADNQMRYAQIQLDRLKKTNVFNATFHIWHSGQFGTINNFRLGRLPSVPVEWNEINAAWGQTVLLLHALANKMGLRFQRYRLVPYGNHSYLESLTDKSKELPLYCSGGLRFFWDNKFDHAMVAFLDCVQQFKEEVEKGDTGFCLPYRMDVEKGKIEDTGGSGGSYSIKTQFNSEEQWTKALKFMLTNLKWGLAWVSSQFYNK